The following are encoded together in the Fimbriiglobus ruber genome:
- a CDS encoding DUF1570 domain-containing protein — protein MLSPAMGCAATRVNGHVMKYGRCTRRVWLVAATILVLTPAAATAQPKPVAGDSWAFDVVTLKNGATFPGMILTETPTGIEFQIVRRWVGRPAYTLTTRFDRRDVADVKKLSPAARAALREKVADIDPISERRRMDALELAATDWLGAPGGAVRYDAEHFILVSGAPDEVTRQAAVRLEQIFTAFARVFPPRHQAAQPVTIYLAAQMDDYRRLIGPSAGSLLNLAIYDPAANRVVCGSDLRRLGDKLTATQKQSKSQRAEIAKREAELRQLYKNSKPDLDRFLQDLNHSRDRLREADAANNRLFDRATQRLFALLYHEAFHAYIGTFVYPPLSPADVRAGKGTGELPRWLNEGFAQVYETALLEANELRIGHVDGARLDRVRKLLAAKDGPGLVPLADLLRAGKDTFLAMHADQRASADRAYLTSWAVTFYLTFGARTMDKTTALDAYVTTVSGGGDPVAAFQTWTGKDTAAFDKDLRDYLARLQPDGTVAVKRP, from the coding sequence ATGCTTAGCCCGGCAATGGGGTGTGCGGCCACGCGGGTCAACGGACACGTCATGAAATACGGCAGATGCACCCGCCGCGTTTGGCTCGTCGCCGCGACGATTCTCGTGCTGACACCGGCGGCGGCCACGGCTCAGCCCAAGCCCGTCGCTGGCGACTCCTGGGCGTTTGACGTAGTGACGCTCAAGAACGGGGCGACGTTCCCCGGCATGATCCTGACGGAAACGCCGACCGGGATCGAGTTCCAAATCGTCCGCCGGTGGGTCGGGCGGCCGGCGTACACACTGACCACGCGGTTCGACCGGCGGGACGTCGCGGACGTGAAGAAGCTTTCTCCCGCAGCCCGGGCAGCACTCCGGGAGAAAGTCGCGGACATCGACCCGATCAGCGAGCGGCGGCGGATGGACGCACTCGAACTGGCCGCGACCGACTGGCTCGGGGCGCCCGGTGGGGCCGTGCGGTACGACGCCGAGCATTTCATCCTCGTGTCCGGCGCCCCGGACGAGGTGACCCGACAGGCGGCGGTCCGCCTGGAGCAGATTTTCACCGCGTTCGCGCGGGTGTTCCCGCCGCGCCACCAGGCCGCCCAGCCGGTGACGATTTACCTGGCCGCCCAGATGGACGATTACCGTCGGCTCATCGGGCCGTCCGCCGGCTCGCTCCTCAACCTGGCCATCTACGACCCGGCCGCCAACCGGGTCGTGTGCGGGAGCGACCTCCGACGGCTCGGCGACAAACTCACCGCGACCCAGAAACAGAGCAAGAGCCAGCGGGCCGAGATCGCCAAACGCGAAGCCGAACTCCGGCAGCTCTACAAGAATTCCAAGCCCGACCTGGACCGATTTCTTCAGGACTTGAACCACAGTCGCGACCGCCTCCGTGAAGCGGACGCGGCCAACAACCGGCTCTTCGACCGCGCGACCCAGCGGCTCTTCGCGCTGCTCTACCACGAAGCCTTCCACGCCTATATTGGCACGTTCGTTTACCCGCCGTTGTCGCCCGCCGACGTCCGCGCGGGGAAGGGGACGGGCGAACTCCCGCGGTGGCTCAACGAGGGGTTTGCCCAGGTTTACGAGACCGCCCTCCTTGAAGCGAACGAGTTGCGGATCGGGCACGTGGACGGCGCCCGCCTGGATCGCGTTCGCAAACTTCTGGCCGCGAAAGACGGCCCCGGCCTCGTCCCGCTGGCCGACCTCTTACGAGCTGGGAAGGACACCTTTCTGGCGATGCACGCCGACCAGCGGGCGTCCGCCGACCGCGCGTATCTGACGTCGTGGGCGGTGACGTTTTACCTGACCTTCGGCGCCCGCACGATGGACAAAACGACTGCGCTGGACGCCTACGTGACCACGGTCAGCGGCGGCGGCGACCCTGTGGCCGCGTTTCAGACGTGGACCGGCAAAGACACGGCCGCGTTCGATAAAGATCTGCGGGACTACCTCGCCCGGCTGCAACCGGACGGAACTGTCGCCGTGAAGCGGCCGTAG
- a CDS encoding MBL fold metallo-hydrolase: MLSVSLRAFFASATLFLTVGSVAAQDSEKKFIVRWFGQSFFQVETPSGKKIVFDPHAIPEFGRLQVPADIVVCSHLHNDHTQLASVENAKSARVFMGLEEGKKGRPPEWNRIDEKVGRIRVRTVPLFHDQEDGMTRGKNSAFVIDAEGMTFCHLGDVAHELTPGQVKAIGPVDVLMVPVGGIFTLNGERAKKVVDQIKPKLYVLPMHYRLPGVDELLSADEFLDEQPNVKRMPTTNELVIPADMKAATYTIVVLNWKKDEAAAPKK; this comes from the coding sequence ATGTTGTCAGTGTCTCTCCGCGCGTTTTTCGCTTCAGCCACCCTCTTCCTGACCGTCGGATCGGTCGCCGCCCAGGATTCGGAGAAGAAATTTATCGTCCGATGGTTCGGCCAGTCGTTTTTCCAGGTCGAGACGCCGTCCGGGAAAAAGATCGTATTCGATCCGCACGCAATTCCCGAATTCGGCCGCCTGCAAGTTCCGGCTGACATCGTGGTCTGCTCCCACCTGCACAACGACCACACCCAGCTTGCTTCCGTCGAGAACGCCAAGTCCGCCCGGGTGTTCATGGGGTTGGAAGAGGGCAAGAAGGGCCGTCCGCCCGAATGGAACCGTATCGACGAGAAGGTCGGGCGGATTCGCGTCCGCACCGTGCCGCTTTTCCACGACCAGGAAGACGGCATGACGCGCGGGAAGAATAGCGCGTTCGTGATCGACGCGGAAGGGATGACGTTCTGCCACCTCGGCGACGTGGCGCACGAACTCACGCCCGGTCAGGTCAAGGCGATCGGCCCGGTCGACGTGCTGATGGTTCCGGTCGGCGGGATTTTTACGCTGAACGGCGAACGGGCGAAAAAGGTCGTCGACCAGATTAAACCCAAGCTGTACGTCCTCCCGATGCACTACCGCTTGCCGGGCGTGGACGAACTCCTTTCCGCGGACGAATTTCTGGACGAACAGCCGAACGTCAAGCGGATGCCGACGACCAACGAACTCGTCATCCCGGCGGACATGAAGGCAGCCACCTACACCATCGTCGTCCTCAATTGGAAGAAAGACGAAGCGGCGGCGCCGAAGAAATAG
- a CDS encoding ABC transporter ATP-binding protein: MSARSSGFGRFLREIRELIQTGRVSWQMIPHGQRYALFGAIAIMVLSGLANTALPLLSGHLVDRVQSGIEGNEERGAIYESVAVVLASIAGLVLLRELLGVLRRFLVENTCTRIEQHMTVKVVAHLVQVDLSNFTHEKVGTLHGRVFRSVGGFMRLLRLSFLEFFPAVLVGLFAVTAAIIKQPWIGLAMLGVIPTSFGLTVWQVISQKRVRLKLLRVSEEMDGTVVEQLGGLDYIRVANTHAREIDRVAKAAEQKREKEIRHHVAMSFFGAGKAVLEGLFHVGVLALAAYLAITGVISFGDILTFSMLYLSALAPLNEVHRVIDEGHEASLRVLDLRDLLALPMDTSFDAASSHTPPQSPGNSDKLAVRVEGLCVEYRLPNGGHRRALNGVGLDVRVGETVGVAGKSGCGKSTWLKVLMRLLHPADGRVWLNGVPLENVSREMISQLIGYVGQNPFTFSGTIEDNITYGATKWEPGAIERAARMACIHDEIMAMPGGYRAAVSERGSNLSGGQKQRLALARIFLRNPPILILDEATSALDTISERQVQKAIGTASRDRTVIMVAHRLSTFVDADRILVFDDGRIIETGAYAELIEKNGLFAELVRCAEMNAMS, encoded by the coding sequence ATGTCGGCGAGATCGTCGGGGTTCGGTCGCTTCTTGCGGGAAATCCGTGAACTGATTCAAACCGGACGAGTCTCCTGGCAGATGATCCCGCACGGCCAGCGGTACGCGCTGTTCGGCGCCATAGCCATCATGGTGTTAAGCGGTTTGGCCAACACTGCCCTGCCACTCTTATCGGGCCACTTGGTCGACCGCGTCCAGTCTGGGATCGAGGGAAACGAGGAACGGGGGGCGATCTACGAGTCCGTCGCGGTCGTACTCGCGTCGATCGCCGGTCTAGTTCTCCTTCGCGAACTCCTCGGCGTGTTGCGGCGCTTCCTCGTCGAAAATACGTGTACGCGGATCGAGCAACACATGACGGTGAAAGTCGTTGCTCACCTCGTGCAGGTCGACCTGTCCAATTTTACCCACGAAAAAGTCGGCACGCTTCACGGGCGGGTCTTTCGAAGCGTCGGCGGCTTCATGCGGCTCCTGCGGTTGTCGTTCCTCGAATTCTTCCCGGCTGTCCTCGTCGGCCTGTTCGCCGTCACGGCCGCGATCATCAAACAGCCGTGGATCGGCCTGGCGATGCTCGGCGTTATTCCGACCTCGTTCGGGCTGACCGTCTGGCAAGTCATTTCGCAAAAGCGCGTCAGGCTCAAGCTCCTCCGTGTGAGCGAGGAAATGGACGGTACGGTCGTCGAGCAACTCGGTGGGTTGGACTACATCCGGGTGGCCAACACTCACGCGCGGGAAATCGACCGGGTCGCCAAGGCGGCGGAACAGAAGCGGGAGAAGGAAATCCGCCACCACGTCGCCATGTCGTTCTTCGGCGCGGGCAAGGCCGTCCTCGAAGGGTTGTTCCACGTCGGCGTTTTGGCTCTGGCCGCGTACCTGGCGATCACCGGCGTCATCAGTTTCGGCGACATCCTGACGTTCTCCATGCTCTACTTGAGCGCCCTCGCGCCGCTCAACGAAGTTCACCGGGTGATCGACGAGGGCCACGAGGCCAGTCTGCGGGTTCTCGACCTGCGCGACCTGCTGGCCCTGCCGATGGATACGTCCTTCGACGCCGCCTCTTCGCACACACCGCCGCAGTCCCCTGGTAACTCGGACAAACTGGCGGTCCGCGTCGAAGGGCTGTGCGTGGAGTACCGGTTACCAAACGGCGGACACCGGCGGGCGTTGAACGGCGTCGGGTTGGACGTCCGCGTCGGAGAAACGGTCGGCGTGGCCGGGAAGTCCGGCTGTGGCAAATCGACGTGGCTCAAGGTGTTGATGCGACTCCTCCACCCGGCTGACGGCCGCGTCTGGCTCAACGGGGTGCCGCTGGAAAACGTCTCCCGGGAAATGATCAGCCAGCTCATCGGGTACGTCGGACAGAACCCGTTCACGTTTTCGGGCACGATCGAAGATAACATCACCTACGGCGCGACGAAGTGGGAGCCCGGGGCGATCGAGCGGGCCGCCCGGATGGCCTGCATTCACGACGAAATCATGGCCATGCCGGGCGGATACCGGGCCGCCGTATCGGAGCGGGGGTCGAACCTGTCCGGCGGCCAGAAGCAGCGGCTCGCACTGGCCCGCATTTTCCTCCGCAACCCGCCGATCCTGATCCTCGACGAGGCGACCAGCGCCCTCGACACGATCAGCGAACGGCAAGTCCAGAAGGCGATCGGGACGGCGAGCCGGGACCGGACGGTGATTATGGTGGCCCACCGGCTGAGTACGTTCGTCGACGCGGACCGAATCCTCGTGTTCGACGACGGGCGGATCATCGAAACCGGGGCGTATGCCGAATTGATCGAGAAAAATGGCTTGTTCGCCGAGTTGGTCCGCTGCGCGGAAATGAACGCGATGTCTTAA
- a CDS encoding serine/threonine-protein kinase, which produces MIGRVFLGRYEVQRLLGEGGMGRVYLARQVDLGRQVVVKVMHDHIAEDPKFRDRFQRETLLMARFQHANAVTLYDASLNDPAGPCIVMEYVKGVNLEAMLAKSGRMTAPRVDRIIGQLCEVLQAAHDEGIIHRDLKPANLMILDPETPRERVKVMDFGLAKLVAEGAARKVTDTNVDFAVGTPGYIAPEQVRGELMDHRGDLYSVGVMMYELLTGRLPFQGASGMDVLLAHATESPPTFAEIGLDGWVPPAVEELVFDLLAKAPEDRPQSARELAERFAAAVQKAQIGQDALTAGTGGSGYLIPALPSENESDVIPLALSTTAGRQASRTHVALREQSVLQFHMEAWMPEKIAIMKLRGFVHDCGGEVLESVPGMIRVRLTKTRTPTSMSWFGFGKRATGALDIELYLHRADPRQENKLSIHVMFRPSHAPLLGDDGWRDRCGKVFVELRAYLMGNPSA; this is translated from the coding sequence ATGATCGGACGGGTGTTTTTAGGTCGGTACGAAGTTCAACGCCTACTCGGCGAAGGCGGCATGGGCCGGGTCTATTTGGCCCGCCAGGTCGACCTCGGACGCCAGGTGGTCGTGAAAGTCATGCACGACCACATCGCCGAAGACCCGAAGTTTCGGGACCGCTTTCAGCGCGAAACGCTGCTGATGGCCCGGTTCCAGCACGCCAACGCCGTCACCCTGTACGACGCCTCCCTGAACGACCCGGCCGGGCCGTGTATCGTCATGGAGTACGTCAAAGGGGTCAACCTGGAGGCGATGCTCGCCAAGAGCGGGCGGATGACCGCCCCGCGGGTCGATCGCATCATCGGCCAGTTGTGCGAGGTGCTCCAGGCCGCCCATGATGAGGGCATCATCCACCGGGACTTGAAGCCGGCCAACCTGATGATCCTCGACCCGGAAACCCCGCGGGAACGGGTCAAGGTCATGGACTTCGGGCTGGCCAAGCTCGTCGCCGAGGGCGCCGCCCGCAAGGTGACGGACACGAACGTCGACTTCGCCGTCGGGACGCCCGGGTACATCGCACCCGAACAGGTCCGCGGCGAACTGATGGACCACCGCGGCGACCTCTACTCGGTCGGCGTGATGATGTACGAGCTGCTGACCGGCCGGCTGCCGTTCCAGGGCGCCTCGGGTATGGACGTGTTGCTCGCCCACGCGACCGAATCGCCGCCGACGTTCGCCGAAATCGGCCTCGACGGGTGGGTTCCGCCCGCCGTCGAGGAATTGGTCTTCGACCTGCTGGCCAAGGCCCCGGAAGACCGCCCGCAGTCGGCCCGGGAGTTGGCCGAGCGGTTCGCGGCGGCTGTTCAGAAGGCCCAGATCGGTCAAGATGCTCTCACGGCCGGCACCGGTGGTTCGGGGTATCTGATCCCCGCGCTGCCGTCCGAGAACGAGTCGGACGTCATCCCGCTCGCCCTCAGCACCACGGCCGGCCGCCAAGCCTCGCGCACCCACGTCGCGCTCCGCGAACAATCCGTACTCCAATTCCACATGGAAGCCTGGATGCCGGAGAAGATCGCGATCATGAAACTCCGCGGCTTCGTCCACGACTGCGGCGGCGAAGTCCTCGAAAGCGTCCCCGGGATGATCCGCGTCCGCCTCACCAAGACGCGGACGCCGACGTCCATGTCGTGGTTCGGGTTCGGCAAGCGGGCGACCGGTGCCCTGGACATCGAACTGTACCTGCACCGGGCGGACCCCCGGCAGGAAAACAAACTCTCGATTCACGTCATGTTCCGCCCGTCGCACGCCCCACTGCTGGGCGACGACGGGTGGCGCGACCGCTGCGGCAAAGTGTTCGTCGAACTCCGCGCGTACCTGATGGGCAACCCGTCGGCTTGA
- a CDS encoding UbiX family flavin prenyltransferase, with translation MAADDLVVAMTGASGAPYGVRLLEVILRAGRRVHLTISPAACEVFATEVGRTIELDPSRFDPHVLLGERATGVDLDRLSYHHFRDFRAGIASGSFLTAGMAVCPCSMGTVAAIAHGTSGNLIHRAADVHLKERRKLVLVPRETPLGLVQLRNLTAVAEAGAVVLPAMPAFYTRPRTLDDMVDFVVGRICDQLGVSHDLFRRWGAPESAE, from the coding sequence ATGGCAGCGGACGATTTGGTCGTGGCAATGACCGGTGCGAGTGGTGCCCCTTACGGAGTCCGGCTCCTGGAGGTCATCCTCCGCGCTGGTAGACGGGTTCATCTGACGATCAGCCCCGCCGCGTGCGAGGTGTTCGCGACCGAGGTTGGCCGCACCATCGAACTCGATCCGTCGCGGTTCGATCCGCACGTGTTACTCGGCGAGCGGGCGACGGGCGTCGACCTCGACCGACTGAGTTACCACCACTTCCGCGACTTCCGCGCCGGCATCGCGAGCGGGTCGTTCCTGACCGCGGGCATGGCCGTCTGCCCGTGCAGCATGGGGACGGTCGCGGCCATCGCCCACGGCACGTCCGGCAACCTCATCCACCGGGCAGCCGATGTCCACCTGAAAGAGCGCCGCAAGCTCGTCCTCGTGCCACGCGAGACGCCGCTGGGCCTCGTCCAGTTGCGGAACCTGACCGCGGTCGCCGAGGCCGGGGCGGTGGTGCTGCCGGCCATGCCCGCGTTCTATACCCGTCCGCGAACGCTGGATGACATGGTCGATTTCGTCGTCGGCCGGATCTGCGACCAACTCGGCGTCAGCCACGATCTGTTCCGCCGGTGGGGGGCGCCGGAGTCCGCGGAGTAA